A single Saccharolobus shibatae B12 DNA region contains:
- a CDS encoding MFS transporter codes for MQDDYGYTFLLLSRVLRSVGIIYITLSSSLYLSAIGVKPEIIGIIFLGAIGFSSALNLALGMIGDRTGYKKVLIFVEILASIASILLALSINQILIFAALIIGGVGGAAGGIRGVFSPGLTALVASNWADERERVRRLSFLMSASSFSGIGGSILLSLRSYISNSVEGYRMLYFISFVLLLGSAISLLFVKEVKRPKKTSKVMKKSSLKFISKVIVSNSITGFGLGIAIPLLPLWYSLAFHASSFEIGLIFTISYLTTALGSLLSNKIRFDPLKVASITRILNGVFLIAMAFSPWLPLAAGLYIARGLNAGIGAPNRSAVNVRGVSAEDFGTASSFQGLATRLSQMSSGISGYLLDISYSLPLEIGGLLQAVGGYLYMRLLKTTSNRKVDS; via the coding sequence TTGCAAGATGATTATGGCTATACTTTTCTTCTATTGTCAAGAGTTTTAAGAAGTGTTGGGATAATTTATATAACTCTCTCCTCTTCACTTTATTTATCTGCGATCGGTGTTAAACCAGAAATTATAGGAATAATATTTCTAGGAGCCATAGGATTCTCCTCAGCTCTTAATCTAGCCCTAGGCATGATAGGTGATAGGACTGGCTACAAAAAAGTCCTAATCTTTGTAGAAATATTAGCTTCCATTGCATCAATATTACTCGCGCTTTCGATAAATCAAATACTAATCTTTGCAGCTCTTATAATAGGGGGAGTTGGAGGAGCTGCAGGCGGTATAAGAGGAGTATTTTCGCCGGGGTTAACAGCACTAGTTGCAAGCAATTGGGCTGATGAGAGAGAAAGAGTGAGAAGATTAAGCTTTTTGATGTCCGCTTCATCCTTCTCAGGGATAGGAGGTAGTATTCTTCTTTCACTAAGGTCTTACATAAGTAATTCCGTTGAGGGATATAGAATGCTATATTTCATATCATTTGTATTACTCTTAGGCTCAGCAATATCGTTGCTTTTCGTTAAAGAAGTTAAGAGGCCTAAAAAGACATCTAAGGTTATGAAGAAGTCTAGTCTGAAGTTTATCTCAAAAGTCATAGTTTCTAACTCGATAACCGGATTTGGACTAGGTATAGCTATCCCGCTACTACCATTATGGTATAGCTTGGCTTTTCATGCAAGTTCCTTCGAAATAGGATTAATCTTTACAATATCTTACTTAACAACTGCACTTGGTTCACTACTTTCAAATAAAATAAGATTTGACCCATTGAAAGTGGCTTCGATAACTAGAATACTGAATGGAGTATTTTTAATTGCAATGGCTTTCTCACCATGGTTACCTTTAGCAGCTGGATTATACATTGCAAGGGGATTAAACGCTGGGATTGGGGCACCTAATAGAAGTGCTGTTAATGTTAGAGGAGTTTCTGCTGAAGATTTCGGTACTGCTTCTAGTTTTCAAGGTTTAGCGACTAGGCTATCCCAGATGAGCTCAGGCATTAGTGGTTACTTACTAGATATTTCATACTCATTACCATTGGAAATAGGAGGTTTACTTCAAGCTGTAGGCGGTTATCTTTACATGAGATTATTGAAAACCACTAGTAATAGAAAAGTCGATTCTTAA
- a CDS encoding NUDIX domain-containing protein translates to MARCPQILSVHLFLLRDNEIFLQLGKNTSYRDGCWSVIAGHVEAKESATNAMVREAKDEAGIIIGPKALILVHVMHKFEN, encoded by the coding sequence ATGGCTAGATGCCCTCAAATTCTCTCTGTTCACCTTTTTCTTCTTAGAGATAATGAAATATTTCTACAGCTTGGGAAAAATACAAGCTATAGAGATGGTTGCTGGAGCGTTATAGCTGGACACGTAGAAGCTAAAGAATCCGCTACAAATGCCATGGTAAGAGAGGCTAAGGACGAAGCAGGAATAATCATAGGTCCTAAAGCTCTAATCCTAGTTCATGTGATGCATAAGTTTGAAAATTAG
- a CDS encoding NUDIX hydrolase, whose translation MEPEKAGDIKWFKLSELPPNVVPYIRQAIELGLKRGQIYSEYGWD comes from the coding sequence ATGGAACCTGAAAAAGCAGGTGATATAAAATGGTTTAAATTATCTGAACTACCTCCAAATGTAGTACCATATATAAGGCAAGCAATAGAGCTTGGGCTTAAGAGAGGGCAAATATACAGCGAATACGGATGGGATTAA
- a CDS encoding HEPN domain-containing protein has protein sequence MSFLRKNSLSFLKEAERDLNEGEYNLAMFHLEQALQLALKFVLYERTGTYERTHNLIKLLEDVIRITNNDRLRELLDKETSTLDLIRQAYIGARYLPYDYSKNSVIATLRLVRVILNELGLL, from the coding sequence ATGTCGTTTCTAAGGAAGAACTCGTTAAGCTTTTTAAAGGAAGCTGAAAGGGATTTAAATGAAGGCGAGTATAATTTAGCTATGTTTCATTTGGAACAAGCGTTACAGTTAGCTTTAAAATTCGTTTTATATGAGAGAACTGGGACTTACGAGAGGACTCATAATTTAATTAAACTCCTAGAAGATGTAATAAGAATTACGAATAACGATAGATTAAGAGAATTACTTGATAAGGAGACAAGCACGTTAGATTTAATTCGACAGGCATATATAGGCGCTAGATATTTACCATATGATTACAGTAAAAATTCCGTAATAGCCACCTTAAGACTTGTGAGGGTGATATTAAATGAGCTTGGACTACTTTAA
- a CDS encoding nucleotidyltransferase domain-containing protein, protein MSLDYFKEEWERRINMLKNARQYLKVIKRVCVNEISAECKVILFGSVARGNYRLDSDVDVLVIVPNIKDEWDRSKISVKLHKAINAWDPFEIHVITPEEYKNWYSKFIDIWEEIT, encoded by the coding sequence ATGAGCTTGGACTACTTTAAGGAGGAGTGGGAAAGGAGGATAAACATGTTAAAAAATGCAAGACAGTACTTAAAAGTAATAAAAAGGGTATGTGTAAATGAGATATCAGCAGAATGTAAAGTAATACTCTTTGGCTCTGTAGCTAGGGGTAATTACAGACTAGATAGTGACGTAGATGTTCTTGTAATAGTCCCTAATATTAAAGATGAATGGGATAGGAGTAAAATATCAGTGAAACTACATAAGGCAATAAATGCGTGGGATCCCTTTGAAATTCACGTCATCACACCAGAGGAATATAAAAACTGGTATTCTAAGTTCATTGACATATGGGAAGAGATAACTTAA
- a CDS encoding thiaminase II/PqqC family protein gives MPVCPSCEMKFNSWEDLAKHMEVIANYKSDPSHVMWLNRNISIKRMEVSELESALENFFSTPNGLAMWIRQRFIEKFYGENPHPFIVAMQKPTRGVLLGYVIEHQHFLKNWVKVLSSIVFKTDKDDVLQYELENISVEFLGYNGRPAHYELLIRMGEALGMPREKILSTPPLPSTQSAIKTWRKIAESKTWLETMAAMHSLELVADRSLVKYGARLPYFNPAILTSEEFPQAVKDFLREGYEADISHAGEALEMVEKYAEEMNIREEVQVTVLKSFDAFSKYLLARLERGFEIEPNLVKVITK, from the coding sequence ATGCCAGTATGTCCCTCATGTGAAATGAAATTTAATTCATGGGAGGATTTAGCCAAGCACATGGAGGTGATAGCAAATTATAAGAGCGATCCATCTCATGTAATGTGGTTAAATAGAAATATATCAATTAAGAGAATGGAAGTTAGTGAACTGGAAAGTGCTTTAGAGAACTTCTTCTCAACTCCAAATGGTTTAGCAATGTGGATTAGACAGAGGTTTATAGAGAAGTTTTATGGAGAAAATCCACATCCGTTTATCGTCGCAATGCAGAAACCAACTAGGGGTGTGCTATTAGGCTATGTAATTGAGCATCAACACTTCTTAAAGAATTGGGTAAAAGTGTTATCATCAATAGTATTCAAAACTGATAAGGATGATGTTTTACAATACGAGTTAGAGAATATCTCAGTTGAATTTTTAGGATATAATGGAAGGCCAGCCCATTACGAGTTGTTAATAAGAATGGGAGAAGCCTTGGGGATGCCTAGGGAGAAAATATTATCAACACCACCATTACCCTCTACGCAATCAGCGATAAAGACGTGGAGGAAAATAGCTGAGAGTAAAACCTGGTTAGAAACAATGGCAGCAATGCATAGTCTCGAATTAGTAGCTGATAGAAGTTTAGTTAAATATGGGGCTAGATTACCTTATTTTAATCCAGCTATACTCACTTCTGAAGAGTTTCCCCAAGCTGTTAAGGACTTTCTGAGGGAAGGTTATGAGGCCGATATTTCACATGCGGGAGAAGCCCTAGAGATGGTTGAAAAATATGCAGAAGAGATGAATATAAGGGAAGAAGTACAAGTTACTGTTCTTAAGTCATTTGATGCTTTTTCAAAGTATTTATTAGCCAGATTAGAAAGAGGATTTGAGATAGAACCTAATCTGGTAAAGGTGATAACTAAATGA
- a CDS encoding TA0938 family protein, whose product MKIIVNGKEAGTKQKGCALCGGTWGDYYEEIDGEKLFFCCDICALEFINMVNEVKKRSNWSRIDELIINGNYYTGRTCSAKNGNREYKFYVKFNDDAGIETFKELS is encoded by the coding sequence ATGAAGATCATCGTAAACGGAAAAGAAGCTGGTACAAAGCAGAAAGGTTGTGCACTCTGTGGAGGAACTTGGGGAGATTACTATGAAGAGATTGACGGAGAGAAGTTGTTCTTCTGCTGTGATATATGTGCGTTAGAATTTATAAACATGGTTAATGAAGTAAAGAAAAGATCCAATTGGAGTAGAATTGATGAATTAATAATAAATGGAAATTATTATACTGGGAGGACGTGCTCAGCTAAAAATGGAAATAGGGAGTATAAATTTTACGTTAAGTTTAATGATGATGCTGGAATAGAGACTTTCAAGGAACTAAGTTAA
- a CDS encoding zinc ribbon domain-containing protein: MIYVCKNCGYSFWVKRARCPRCYSTEFNTRDDIREGELLTSWKLTATPDGFEDNYWLCLVRINDVKIFCRSLSEPKNKMMIKENGLCEPLT; encoded by the coding sequence TTGATCTATGTATGTAAAAATTGTGGCTATTCGTTTTGGGTTAAGAGGGCTAGATGTCCAAGGTGTTACTCGACGGAATTCAACACAAGAGATGATATAAGAGAGGGTGAACTATTAACATCATGGAAATTGACCGCTACTCCAGATGGATTTGAAGACAATTATTGGCTTTGTTTAGTCAGAATAAATGATGTGAAAATATTCTGTAGATCCTTAAGTGAGCCCAAAAATAAAATGATGATAAAAGAAAATGGCTTATGTGAGCCATTAACTTAG
- a CDS encoding thiolase family protein, which produces MVAIIDANLTRFGKRKESLLELAGEVVLPLIRKYEIDFVVVSNSYSGEFNSLSGINNLITTYLSIDRVPSIRVDNTSGSGGSAILVAKSLLDSKIAKTVLVLGVEKMSEKNTKQVTSVIASLLPPEEKIAGLTLPSLAGLMTKEYMRRYNASREAFALVAVKNHYNGSLNPYAHIQKVVSLEEVLNSPIIADPLTLYEFTPISDGASAIVMVRDEDAYSFTNKPVFIKGIGASSDTSYLSEREDILSINAVRIAGLTARKMAKIDQVDFAELHDMATVLEIVEAEELGLLKKGEGWKAYYDNYTAINGEIPINTSGGLNSKGHPIGASGVAQAVEAFLQIRNEAGSRQVKNARVGLSLSMAGFGNSATVVVYGDEP; this is translated from the coding sequence ATGGTTGCAATTATTGACGCAAACTTAACCAGATTCGGAAAGAGAAAGGAGAGCCTATTAGAGCTTGCAGGAGAGGTTGTGTTACCATTAATACGAAAATATGAAATTGATTTCGTTGTAGTCTCTAATAGCTATTCTGGAGAGTTTAACTCCCTATCTGGGATAAATAACTTAATTACAACTTATTTGTCAATTGATAGAGTGCCATCAATTAGGGTTGATAATACCAGTGGAAGTGGAGGCTCTGCAATATTAGTTGCTAAATCTTTACTTGACTCTAAAATAGCTAAAACCGTGCTAGTCTTAGGAGTTGAGAAGATGTCCGAAAAGAATACCAAGCAAGTTACATCAGTAATAGCCTCCTTACTTCCGCCAGAAGAAAAAATTGCTGGGTTAACTCTACCTTCACTTGCAGGATTAATGACCAAGGAGTATATGAGGAGATATAATGCATCAAGGGAGGCCTTTGCTTTAGTAGCAGTAAAAAACCATTATAATGGATCTTTAAATCCCTATGCTCACATACAGAAGGTAGTGTCTTTAGAGGAAGTTTTGAATTCCCCTATCATAGCAGATCCCTTAACCCTTTACGAATTTACCCCAATTAGTGATGGGGCTTCAGCGATAGTTATGGTAAGGGATGAAGACGCTTATAGTTTTACCAATAAGCCTGTGTTTATAAAAGGTATTGGCGCTTCTTCAGATACGTCATATTTATCTGAGCGTGAGGACATATTGTCAATAAATGCGGTGAGAATTGCTGGATTAACTGCTAGGAAAATGGCAAAGATTGATCAAGTTGATTTCGCTGAACTACACGATATGGCAACTGTTCTGGAAATAGTTGAGGCTGAAGAGTTGGGTTTATTAAAGAAAGGAGAAGGATGGAAGGCATATTACGATAATTACACCGCAATTAATGGTGAAATTCCAATAAACACCAGTGGAGGGTTGAACTCTAAAGGCCATCCAATAGGGGCAAGCGGTGTAGCTCAAGCAGTTGAGGCGTTTCTACAGATTAGGAACGAAGCGGGGAGTAGGCAAGTTAAAAATGCTAGAGTTGGTCTGTCGTTAAGTATGGCTGGTTTTGGGAATTCTGCAACTGTAGTAGTTTACGGTGATGAGCCTTGA
- a CDS encoding GYD domain-containing protein yields MVIFVVLSTLTDKGAETIADKPERIKEVNEELAKIGAKVKEQYVVFGDIDFINIVEVDNVETFLKALIELNSRGTVRTKTYLAISVDEAIRAIKTTPRIGHPHEKK; encoded by the coding sequence ATGGTAATATTCGTAGTTCTTTCAACCCTCACCGATAAGGGAGCTGAGACAATAGCAGATAAGCCGGAAAGAATAAAAGAAGTTAACGAGGAATTGGCTAAAATAGGGGCTAAGGTAAAAGAACAATATGTAGTATTTGGTGATATAGATTTCATTAATATAGTAGAAGTGGATAATGTTGAGACGTTCCTTAAAGCCTTAATAGAATTGAATAGTAGAGGTACCGTAAGGACAAAGACCTATTTAGCGATTTCTGTTGATGAAGCGATAAGGGCTATTAAGACTACACCACGTATTGGTCATCCACATGAAAAGAAGTAA
- a CDS encoding M48 family metallopeptidase — MHSITTYWWKYYLASFFSILVIGIVVSSLNINLPYFFLIQIGLVFGLWYLISPIIMILVFKMRRASQDITLMVEELSKKFNVKLSKIYIINDNFLNAFAFGNIIFRGIAVTLPLYESLTQEELAAVLSHEIAHIKNYDPEVMLLTIFSINSIYAALIYYLPLVSLFFLIIYLVILLPLVFYVHRKIEMRADLTAVKFNPEITYWLESSLIKIGYLSRSIPTNMLRYVLPIQILLAKEFIVNNTVDRKGVLSFRTHPSLRERLLYLSQYEKQKMYYI; from the coding sequence GTGCACTCCATAACCACATATTGGTGGAAATATTATCTAGCATCCTTCTTCTCCATTCTAGTAATTGGCATAGTGGTATCATCCTTAAATATAAATCTACCCTATTTCTTTTTAATTCAAATAGGGCTAGTATTTGGTCTCTGGTACCTCATTTCTCCAATTATAATGATACTTGTATTTAAGATGAGAAGAGCTTCTCAGGATATTACCTTGATGGTAGAAGAGCTTTCAAAGAAATTTAACGTTAAGCTATCTAAAATCTACATTATAAATGATAATTTCCTTAACGCTTTTGCCTTTGGTAATATAATTTTTAGAGGAATAGCAGTTACTTTGCCACTCTATGAAAGTCTAACCCAAGAGGAGTTAGCAGCGGTTCTCTCTCACGAGATTGCCCATATAAAGAATTACGATCCAGAAGTTATGTTACTTACAATATTTTCCATTAATTCTATTTATGCAGCACTTATTTATTATCTGCCTTTAGTGTCCTTATTTTTCCTTATAATATACCTTGTTATCTTATTGCCCTTAGTCTTTTACGTGCATAGAAAAATAGAAATGAGGGCTGATTTAACTGCAGTTAAGTTTAACCCTGAGATAACTTATTGGCTAGAAAGTTCCCTAATAAAAATTGGATATTTAAGTAGAAGTATTCCGACTAATATGCTAAGGTATGTTCTCCCAATACAGATACTATTGGCTAAGGAATTTATTGTAAATAATACTGTTGATAGAAAAGGTGTTCTCTCCTTTAGAACTCATCCGTCTCTAAGGGAGAGATTGTTATATTTATCTCAATATGAAAAACAAAAAATGTATTATATTTGA
- a CDS encoding S9 family peptidase, whose amino-acid sequence MKPEDYYHSIKLIPEIAIGKGKIFHVETWIEEDKYKSSIYLNLNRITFQGNESSPKFNNDKLYFIRNEETKSSLLEAQLYGEPKVVFTFSGRILKYDFHNKGILVIAEENTDKTLPFRAEKIKYRFDSRGLLRARQSLYLFDGKDLRKLVTGNFDVTDVATNGNRVVISATKDGDDYGLGNLYEVNIETGELNRITKEDGTVQAITMNSEGKIAFLGHRKGLTPWASLEIMLPEEGKSYICGKTCGNKVLTDLFDGIKDKIVFERDLILSLGQEGGTSHIYQISDNKVDKITSGNIMVRGFEYSNGELAYFYSTPEKPVILKYRDMEYDPNPNVKGYTPERIIINSNGMEVEGWSIIRDPNAPTILFVHGGPHMAYGYGYFIEFQFFVDNGFNVIYANPRGSQGYGEDFAKACVGDWGGKDFEDLINFVNTVKEKYGLKGKLGVTGGSYGGFMTNWVVTKTNMFSAAISERSISNLVSMCGTSDIGFWFNAIESGISDPWSTEGIEKLMKMSPIYYVKNVKTPTMLIHGEEDYRCPIEQAEQFYVALRMQGVPTALVRYQGDSHEHARRGKPKNMIDRLKTKLEWFSKYLL is encoded by the coding sequence ATGAAACCAGAAGACTACTACCATTCGATTAAATTAATACCCGAAATAGCAATAGGGAAGGGAAAAATATTTCACGTGGAGACATGGATAGAAGAGGATAAATACAAATCATCAATTTATTTAAACCTTAATAGGATAACTTTTCAAGGAAACGAATCCTCGCCAAAGTTCAATAACGACAAGCTTTACTTTATAAGAAATGAGGAGACGAAATCATCTCTACTCGAAGCGCAACTCTATGGCGAGCCGAAAGTAGTGTTTACATTTTCTGGTAGAATATTAAAATATGACTTCCATAATAAGGGAATTTTGGTGATAGCAGAGGAAAATACAGATAAAACATTACCGTTTAGAGCAGAGAAGATAAAGTATAGGTTTGATAGCAGAGGTTTATTGAGAGCTAGACAATCACTTTATTTATTTGATGGTAAGGATTTGAGGAAGCTTGTCACAGGGAACTTTGACGTCACAGATGTGGCTACAAATGGCAATAGGGTTGTAATTTCAGCAACTAAGGATGGAGATGATTATGGATTAGGAAATTTATATGAGGTAAACATAGAAACTGGGGAGTTAAACAGAATAACGAAGGAGGATGGAACTGTACAAGCAATCACTATGAACAGCGAGGGGAAAATAGCATTTTTAGGACATAGGAAAGGACTAACCCCATGGGCTTCTCTCGAAATAATGTTACCAGAAGAAGGAAAGAGTTACATTTGTGGAAAAACTTGCGGTAATAAAGTGTTAACTGATTTATTTGATGGTATAAAGGATAAGATCGTATTCGAAAGGGATCTAATACTCTCCTTAGGCCAAGAAGGAGGTACGTCACATATCTATCAAATCTCTGACAATAAGGTAGATAAGATAACTAGTGGAAATATAATGGTTAGGGGATTTGAGTATAGTAATGGTGAGCTAGCTTATTTCTATTCCACTCCAGAAAAGCCCGTAATATTAAAATATAGAGATATGGAATATGACCCTAACCCTAACGTTAAAGGATACACTCCAGAGAGAATTATAATAAACTCTAACGGAATGGAAGTCGAGGGATGGAGTATAATTAGAGATCCTAACGCACCGACAATATTATTTGTCCATGGAGGGCCGCACATGGCGTATGGCTATGGTTATTTCATAGAATTTCAGTTCTTCGTAGATAATGGATTTAACGTAATATACGCAAATCCTAGAGGTAGTCAAGGATATGGTGAGGATTTCGCTAAGGCTTGTGTGGGAGATTGGGGTGGAAAGGATTTTGAGGATCTAATAAACTTCGTTAATACCGTCAAGGAAAAGTATGGTTTAAAAGGTAAGCTTGGTGTTACTGGCGGTTCTTATGGAGGTTTTATGACCAATTGGGTAGTGACGAAGACTAATATGTTTTCAGCTGCCATAAGTGAAAGGAGCATATCGAATCTAGTTAGTATGTGTGGTACTAGTGATATAGGTTTCTGGTTTAATGCTATTGAATCCGGGATTAGTGATCCATGGAGTACTGAAGGGATAGAGAAACTAATGAAAATGTCACCAATTTATTATGTGAAAAACGTTAAAACACCTACCATGTTAATCCACGGTGAGGAAGATTATAGATGTCCAATTGAACAAGCTGAGCAATTTTATGTGGCATTAAGAATGCAGGGAGTCCCGACTGCACTAGTAAGATATCAAGGTGACAGTCATGAACACGCTAGAAGAGGGAAGCCTAAGAATATGATAGACAGACTAAAGACTAAATTAGAATGGTTTAGTAAATATTTGCTCTAA
- a CDS encoding CBS domain-containing protein — MKLKDVFNNTRPIKIDRHTSLSEALERMDKQGVNFALIVDNSKGDDVIGIVTRSIILRSIAKGLSQNEPVSKVMIKNVITINGEEDLIDTFMFMMKNNISHLLAINETGKIIGVVTLRDVLSAINKECERNID; from the coding sequence GTTTTCAATAATACTAGACCTATAAAAATCGACCGACATACTAGTCTTTCTGAAGCATTAGAACGCATGGATAAACAGGGAGTTAATTTTGCTCTTATAGTTGATAATAGTAAAGGAGATGATGTCATAGGAATAGTAACTAGGAGTATAATTTTAAGGTCAATTGCCAAAGGTCTCTCACAAAATGAACCGGTATCGAAAGTTATGATCAAGAACGTGATTACTATAAACGGAGAGGAGGATTTGATAGATACTTTTATGTTCATGATGAAGAATAATATCAGTCACCTATTGGCAATTAATGAAACGGGGAAAATAATAGGCGTAGTCACCTTAAGGGACGTTCTTTCTGCCATAAATAAGGAGTGTGAAAGAAATATTGATTAG